DNA from Thermococcus argininiproducens:
GATATACCCTGTATTCAAGACTATATATCTTAGCTTCTTTTTTGGTGATGAATTTGTAGGGTTAGAAAATTATAAAAACGTGCTTTTAAGTTCTGATATTGTAAATCTTGAAAGATTTCCTACCAATTCTCCCCCTTGGGGAGCTCTTGTGCATAATGTGGTATGGATAGTGATTCATCTTCCAGTCACTGTATTTTTGGGATTAGGAATTGCTCTCTTATTAAGAAAGAAGGAGGTTAAAGGGAGTTCCATAGTCAAATCAATAGTTTTCTTGGGAATGGTAATTCCTATGATTGTTGGAGGTTTAATCATTCGCTTCCTTTTTGAGGAAGGTGCTGGTGTTGTACCAGCCATATTTAAGGCATTGGGAATTGAAAGATTGGCGATCACTTGGACAGCGTATCCACAGACTGCATTATTCGCAGCTATTCTAGGGTCAATATGGATATGGACAGGTTTTAGCATGTTAATGTATTCGGCAGGGTTGGCTTCAATACCTAGGGATTATTACGAGGCGGCTTTGATAGATGGTGCTAGTAGATTTCAGATTTTTAAAAATGTAACATGGCCTTTGTTAAAGCCAATAACAATAGTAATAGTGGCAATGACTCTCTTGTGGGATCTTAAGATATTTGATATCGTTTACGTGGCTACAGGAGGAGGACCAGGTGGGGCTTCAATGGTTCTTGCACTTCAAATGTGGGATTACTTTGCAAGAGCTCTCAATTACAATTATGCGGCAGTAGTGGCAGTATTATTGACTACACTAACTATCATACCTGCCCTATGGCTAATTAGGAGGAGGGAGTAAAGATGGATATCCCAAAATACAAACTCAGAAAATATATAGTTTCAACTAGTATCGCATGGTTTTTAGGTTTGATTTGGTTAATACCATTCATAGGGGTGTTAATGGCTTCAATAAGGCCTTATACAGAAATTGTAGGTGGATGGTGGCACTTTAGTCCATTTACTATAACTCTAAAGAATTTCGTTAATGCTTTTAATCATCCAATGTTTCCTATAAGTGAAGGTCTAAAGAATTCTCTGATAATAGCAATTCCATCAACAATTATACCTCTTTTAGTGGCTGCATTGGCTGCATACGCTTTTGCAAGATACAGTTTTCCTATAAAACACTATCTTTTTGCTTTTATAATTTTCTTAATGGCCTTACCTCAGCAGATGACCATAGTGCCATTGTACTTCCTTCTTAGGAATCTCCATCTGTTAAACAAATTCCAAGGGTTAATA
Protein-coding regions in this window:
- a CDS encoding carbohydrate ABC transporter permease gives rise to the protein MDIPKYKLRKYIVSTSIAWFLGLIWLIPFIGVLMASIRPYTEIVGGWWHFSPFTITLKNFVNAFNHPMFPISEGLKNSLIIAIPSTIIPLLVAALAAYAFARYSFPIKHYLFAFIIFLMALPQQMTIVPLYFLLRNLHLLNKFQGLILVHSAWGLAWIIFFMRNYFSMLPTDVEEAAKIDGASDFKIFYKIVLPMALPGLISAAILQFTWVWSDFFLALVFLQNPEKYVATQRLPLLRGQYFVDWGVLTAASIMVLLVPLLVYALFQKYYISGMIGWSTEK
- a CDS encoding carbohydrate ABC transporter permease: MKRPKSLVSLFFLLPALILMVPFVIYPVFKTIYLSFFFGDEFVGLENYKNVLLSSDIVNLERFPTNSPPWGALVHNVVWIVIHLPVTVFLGLGIALLLRKKEVKGSSIVKSIVFLGMVIPMIVGGLIIRFLFEEGAGVVPAIFKALGIERLAITWTAYPQTALFAAILGSIWIWTGFSMLMYSAGLASIPRDYYEAALIDGASRFQIFKNVTWPLLKPITIVIVAMTLLWDLKIFDIVYVATGGGPGGASMVLALQMWDYFARALNYNYAAVVAVLLTTLTIIPALWLIRRRE